The window TTGAGCGCGAGCGCGCCCGCGGTCTGGAACGCCATGTCGGAGGAGTCGACGCTGTGGGCCTTGCCGTCGTGCAGCGTCACGCGGATGTCCTGCACGGGGTATCCGGCGATGACGCCGCGCTCCATCTGGGTGCGCACACCCTTCTCCACCGACGGGATGAACTGCCGGGGGACCGCGCCGCCGACGACCTTGTCGACGAACTCGAACCCCGAGCCCGAGGGCAGCGGCTCCACGGTGATGTCGCAGACCGCGTACTGGCCGTGGCCGCCGGACTGCTTGACGTGCCGGCCGTGGCCCTCGCCGGTGGACGCGAAGGTCTCTCGCAGCGACACCTTCAGCGGGACGCTGTCGACGGCGACGCCGTAGCGGTTCGTCAGACGGTCCATCAGAACGTCGAGGTGCGCCTCGCCCATGCACCACAGGACGAGCTGGTGGGTGTCGGTGTTGTGCTCCAGCCGCAACGTCGGGTCCTCGGCCAGCAACCGGTTCAGGCCCTGGGAGAGCTTGTCCTCGTCGGCCTTCGACTTCGCGACGACCGCGACGGGCAGCAGCGGCTCCGGCATGGTCCACGGCTGCATCAGCAGCGGCGCGTCCTTGCTGGAGAGGGTGTCGCCGGTCTCGGCCTTCGTCAGCTTCGCGACCGCGACGACGTCGCCGGCCACCGCGGACTGGATCGCGCGCTGGGTCTTGCCCAGCGGGCACGTGAGGGCGCCGATCTTCTCGTCGATGTCGTGGTCGTCGTGGCCACGGTCGGCCAGGAAGTGCCCCGACACGTGGACGGTCTGGTCGGCGTGGATCGTGCCGGAGAAGATGCGCACCAGCGAGATCTTTCCGACGTAGGGGTCCGACGTCGTCTTCACGACCTCCGCCACCAGCGGCCCGTCCGGATCGCAGGTGAGCGCCGGGCCGGGCTGCCCGTCGATCGTGGTCACCGCGGGCACGGGGTGCTCGAGCGGGGACGGGAACGCCTGGGTCATGATCTCGAGCAGCTCGGTCATCCCGACGCCGTTCATCGGGTTCACCGGCAGCACCGGGTAGAAGGAACCGCGCGCGACCGCGGTCTCGAGGTCGTCGATGAACACCTTGAGGTCGATCTCCTCGCCGCCGAGGTAACGGTCCATCAGGGTCTCGTCCTCGCTCTCGGCGATGATCCCCTCGATGAACGTGTTGCGGGCGTCCTCGATCTCCATCCGAAGCTCCTCGGACGCCTTCGACTCACTCCGCGACCCCGAGGAGTAGTCGTAGACGCACTGCGAGAGCAGGCCGACGAGACCGGTCTGGACGCCGTCGGCGCCGAGCTGCGGCAGGTACGCCGGCAGGACGTTGTCGCCGAACGCGTCCTGGCACATGGCGATGACGCCGTCGAAGTCCGTGCGCCCGTTGTCGAGCTTGGTGACGACCACCGCCCGCGGCATGCCCACGGCGGCGCACTCGTCCCAGAGCATCTTCGTGGTGCCGTCGATGTCCTCGGCCGCGGAGATGATGAACAGGGCCGCGTCGGCCGCCCGGAGACCCGCACGCAGGTCGCCGACGTAGTCGGCGTACCCGGGGGTGTCGAGCAGGTTGACCTTGATGGGCCCGTCGGGTTCGGAGACCACGATCGGTTCGAGCGAGAGGTTGACCGAGCGCTGCTGCCGGATCTCGGCCTCGTCGAAGTCGCTGACGGTGGTGCCGTCCTCGACCCGGCCGAGCCGGGTCAGATTGCCAGTTGCCAGGAGCAGGGATTCCACGAGCGTCGTCTTGCCGGCTCCCGTGTGGCCGACCAGCACCACGTTGCGGATGCGTCCCGGCTGGTCGGCCTCCGGTGCCCTGCCGGCGTTCGGAGTGTTGGACTTGTCGGCCATGCGCCACCTCCTCGTGACCCAGGGGGCGCGCAGTCCTTCCGCAAGTCGCTCTCGGGGCAGTTTCCGGTCCGGATCACGCGCCCGTGCGTCCTGGCAGCTTCCTCCGAGTCCGGCGGCGGGACAAGGGGGACCCGTGGGATTTCCGGGCGGTCCGCGTGGCCCGCGGGGCGGCCCGGGGTCCGCTGACTAGCATTGCCTGCGGCAGCGGAGGACCGGGAGAACGATGCTCAACAAGTACGCGCGAGCGTTGTTCGGCCGAATTTTCACGCCGATCGCGCGCGGTCTGGTGCGCCTCGGCGTGAGCCCCGACGTGGTGACCATCGTCGGTACGCTCGGCGTGATGGCCGGTGCCCTCCTCCTGTTCCCCCGGGGAGAGTTCTTCTGGGGGACGATGGTGATCACCGCCTTCGTCTTCTCGGACATTCTCGACGGGCTCATGGCCCGGATGACCGACCGTTCGTCCACCTGGGGCGCGTACCTGGACTCGACGCTCGACCGGTTCGGCGACGCCGCGGTCTTCGGCGGCCTGGCGATGTGGTTCGCCGGTGGCGGGGACAACGACCTGCTCTGCGCGCTGTGCCTGTACAACCTGGCCGCCGGATCGGTTGTCTCCTACGCCAAGGCCCGGGCCGAGGGCCTCGGGATGACGGCGAACGTCGGCATCGCCGAGCGCTCGGACCGGCTCGTGCTGATCCTCGTCGCCACCGGCTTCCAGGGCGTCGGCGTGCCGGGCGTCCAGCGGGCGGCGCTGATCATCCTCGCCGTCGCCAGCACGATCACGTTGTTCCAGCGCATGCTGATGGTCCGCAAGCAGGCCCTGGCCGGGGCGGCGAACGCCTCGGCCCCGCTGGCGACCGACCCGGGCCCCGCGTGACCGGGCTGGCGCAACGTGTCGGCGCCGCGGCCTACCTGACGGGATGGCGGGTCGTGCGCCACCTGCCCGAGCCGGTGGTCCGTGCGGGCTTCCGTCGTGCGGCCGACGTCGCGTGGCGGCGCCGCGGCCGCGGCGTGGTGCAGCTGGAGCGCAACCTGGCCCGCGTGCTCGGCGTCGCGCCGGAGACACCGGCCGTGCGTGAGCTGTCCCGGGACGCGATGCGCTCGTACCTGCGCTACTGGTCCGAGGTCTTCCGCATGCCGTCGTGGGACGCCGACGAGGTCCTGCGCCGCATCCGGGTCGAGGGCGAGGAAAGCCTGCGTGCGGAGCTGGACCTCGGCGTCGGGGTCGTGCTCGCCCTCCCGCACTGCGCGAACTGGGACCACGCCGGCGCCTGGGTCGTCGGTGCGGGCATGCCGTTCACCACGGTCGCCGAGCGGCTGAATCCGCCTCAGCTCTACGACGCCTTCGTCGCCTACCGGCAGAACCTCGGCATGGAGGTCCTCCCGCTCGACAAGAACTCCGGCGTCGAGGCGTTCGCGACCCTCGCCCGCCGACTGCGGGACGGCAAGCTCGTCGCGCTGGTCGCGGACCGCGACCTGACCGAATCGGGCATCGAGGTCGAGTTCTTCGGCCACACCGCGCGGATGCCCGGCGGCCCGGCGGCGCTCTCGGTCAGCACCGGCGCGGGCCTGGTCCCCGTGACCCAGTGGTACGACGGCAAGGTCATGCACCTGCGGATCCACCCCAAGATCCACCAGCCCACGCACGGCCGCCGGCCGGAGCGCGTCGCCGCGATGACCCAGTCGCTCGCGGGTGTCTTCGAGGCCGCGATCCGCGCCCACCCCGCCGACTGGCACATGCTGCAACGCCTGTGGGTCGACGATCTGAGGCTGCGTCATCACGCGGCGACTCCGCGCCGCCAGCACGCCGCCTCCGGCCGGGAGAGGCCCGCCTGATGCGCGTCGGCCTGGTCTGCCCCTACGCCTGGGAGGTCCCGGGCGGGGTGCAGGCGCACGTCCGCGACCTCGCCGAGGCCCTGCTCGGGCTGGGTCACGAGGTGTCGGTACTCGCCCCTGCCGACATCCCCGAACCGGGGGAGCCCTCGGACCTCCCGCCGTATCTCGTCCCGACCGGCCGGGCGATCCCGGTGCCCTACAACGGCTCCATCGCCCGGGTGGCGTTCGGCCCGGTCACCAAGGCGCGGGTCCGGCGCTGGGTCCGCGACGGCGGGTTCGACGTCCTGCACGTCCACGAGCCGGCCGTGCCGAGCATCTCCGCGCTGGCCTGCTGGGGCGCGAGCGGCCCGATCGTGGCGACCTTCCACATGAGCAACGGCCGCTCCCGCGCGATGGCCGCCGCCCACGGCGTGCTCCAGCCGACGCTGGAGAAGATCTCGGCCCGCATCGCCGTCTCCGAGCCGGCCCGGCAGACCCTCGTCGAGCACCTCGGCGGCGACCCCGTGCTGATTCCCAACGGCGTGGCCCTCGCCCGCTTCGCCCGCGCCGAGCCGATGCCCGGCTGGCCGGGCGAGGGCGGCGCGATCGGCTTCCTCGGCCGCTTCGACGAGCCGCGCAAGGGCTTCGACATCCTCGTGGCGGCGATGGAACAGTTGGTGGTCTCCCGGCCCGGTCTGCGGCTGCTGGTCGCCGGCCCCGGCGACGCCGACGCGGCGCTCGCGGCGATGTCCCCGGCGGTCCGCGAGCGGGTCACGATGCTCGGCCTGGTCGACGAGCCCGCGAAGGAGCGCATGCTGCGCTCGGTGGACCTCTACGTCGCTCCGAACACCGGCGGCGAGAGCTTCGGCATCATCCTCACCGAGGCGATGTCGGCCGGGACGCCGGTCGTCGCCAGCGACATCGACGCCTTCCGCCGGGTCCTGGAGGACGGCACCTGCGGCGCGCTGTTCCCGGTCGGGGACGCCGACGCCCTGGCCGCGACGCTGGCCGACCTCCTCGACGACCCCGCGCGCCGGGCCGTGATCGCCGGCGAGGCCTCCCGCACCGTGGCGCGCTACGACTGGGCCCAGGTCGCGGCGGACGTCGTCGCCGTCTACGAGACGGTCACCGCGGGGACGACCGGCGTCGTCGAGGACACCCGGACCCAGCGCCTCGCGCGCCTGGTCGGGCTCTCCACCAGCTGACGCGGGGGAGCCGTGCACCCCGACGTCCTGTGGTTCGTCCTGGCCCTCGTCCTGGCCGGGGTCTACCTGAGCTGGACCGCGGGCCGGCTCGACCGCCTGCACGCCCGCGGGGACGCCTCCCGCGCCGCCCTCGACGCCCAGCTCGTCCGCCGGTCGGCGGTCGCGATGGAACTGGCCACCTCCGGCCTGCTCGACCCCGCCTCCGCGCTGCTCATCGCCGACGCCGCCCACGCCGCCCGGCAGGCCGAGGGCGAGGACCGGCCCCCGGCCGAGAGCGACCTCTCGCGCGCCCTGCGGGCGGCCCTCGACCAGCCGCAGCAGTTCGAGGAGCTCACCAGCACCGCCGACGGCCGCCAGCTCGTCGACGAGCTCGAGGCCGCCGCCCGCCGGGTCGGGATGGCGCGGCGGTTCCACAACGACGCCGTCGCCGCGGCCCGGGCGCTGCGGAGTAAGCGCCACGTCCGGTACCTGCGCCTGGCCGGCCACGCGCCGCCGCCGTTGACGTTCGAGTGTGACGACGCCCCGCCGGAGTGCCTCGCGCGCGTGCTCTGACCCGCGGAGCCCCGGGCGCTGCGGTCAGTCCGCGGATCCGCCCGCCGGGACGTCGGACTCGATCGTCGGGACCGGGGTCGGCGTCGGCGGCGGCGGCGGCGGAGGTGCCGGGGTCGGCGTCGGGTCGGCCGGGGGCGGGGGAGCCGGGGTCTCGGGGGCCGGGGTGGGTACCGGCGTGCCCGGCGCGGGCGTGGGCGTCGCCGGGGCGGGTGTCGGCGTCGGCGCGGGGGCCGCGACCGGGCTGCGTGCCTCCGCGTAGACGACGATCGGCTCCAGCAACGGCGCCAGCCACTTCGAGAACGTCTTGGTGATGTGGTTGTCGTCCCGGTAGACGAGCATGTTGCCGACGATCGCCGGGCACTTCTCGCGGGCGCAGATCCAGTCGGTGGTCGGCAGCAGGTCGAACCCGGAGGTCCGCAGGGCGGAGGCGAGCGTGCTCGCCCGCGTCGCGGTCGCCTTGTACCCGGCGTCGCGGGTGTACACGCAGCGGCGGACGTCCTTGAGGTTGTCCGCGACGCATTCCACCGGGTCGTGCGGGGCGGTCGGGTTGTCCCCGAGGACGACGACGAGCGCACCGCTGGCCCGCAGCGCGGTCAGCGTCTCCACGGTGGCCTTGGCCCACTCGGCGTCGTTCTCCTTGACGCCGACGTTGAGGTCCGCCTGGCCGACGACCACGAGCGCCGGGCCGAGCTTGACGATCTCCTCGACGCGTTCCTTCCGCCAGGTCGGGCACTCGGTGTACGCGCGGCGGAGCACGTCGGAGTGCGGGGTGACCGCGGCGACCGGGCAGGCGGACTTCGTGCGCTGCAGCAGCTTCCACCCGCGGGCGGTGGCCAGGTCGTTCAGCGGTGCGAACCACTGGGCGGCATGGGAGTCGCCGAGCAGCACCATCGTGCGCGCGGCCGGGGCGTCGGTCTTGCCGAACGAGCAGTTCGCCGGGTGCGCCACGGTGCGGAAGTCGAGGTGGCAGCCGTTGGCGTAGTCGTTGTCGGCCTCGGCCTTCTCCAGGCGGGGTGTGAGGTTGCTCGGCACCTGCTGGACGCCAAGCCCGGCTTCCAGGGCCGCGGTCACGGTCGTCGCCTGGGACTTCCCGGCGGACGCCGTCACCGGGGCGGCCTCGGCGGGCTCACCGGAGCCGTTCAGCGCGGGCAACGTCGCGGCGAACACGACCGCGGCGAGGGCGGTGGCCGCCGACAGACCGAGCCCCGGCGCGAGCCAGATCGGCTTGCGCAGCGAGAGTTGGCGGATCGGCCGTTCGACCAGCACGAACGAGACCACCGACAGGGCAACGGCGATGACGATTGCCACCAGCGTCCACTGCGTGGTCAGCGGCTTGTCGATGGCCAGCGGCAGGAAGACCAGCACCGGCCAGTGCCACAGGTACAGCGAGTACGAGAGCATGCCGACCCACTGCGCGGGCGGGGTCCCGAGCAGGGCCTCGGCGCCCGCGGCGTGCTGACGCGCGCCGCCGGCGATGACCAGGGCCGCGCCGAGCACCGGCAGCAGCGCCGCGCTGCCCGGGAACTCCGTGCGGTCGTCGAACAGGAACCCGGCGGCGGCGATCATCGCCAGGCCGGCCCAGGAACCCGCGACCGCGGCCGTCCGTGGCACCTTGAGCATGGCCGGGGCGAAGAGGGCGATCAGGCCGCCGATCCCGAACTCCCAGGCCCGGGTGCTCAGCGAGTAGTAGGCGTCGACGGCGTTGTCCGGCGTCATCGTGATCGAGCGCAGCAGCGAGACCGCCACCACCAGGCACAACGCGCCGATCAGCGCCACGCGGCGGTACGCCCGGTTCACCAGCACGAGGGCGAGCACGAGCAGCGGGAGCCCGATGTAGAACTGCTCCTCGATCGACAGCGACCAGTAGTGCGTCAGCGGGGACGCCGCGTTGTCGGAGCGCAGGTAGTCCTCGCCCTCGGCGGCGAGGTGGAAGTTCATGACGTACAGCGCGCTGAAGATCGCGTCCGTGGAGATGTCCTCGGCGTGCAGCGAGTTGCTCCACAGCCGGGCCGCCACCAGCACCGACAGCGTCACCAGCGCGGCCGCCGGCAGCAGCCGCTTCATCCGGCGTACGTAGAACTCGACCAGCTGCACCCGCCCGTGCTTGCGCTGGGACTCGAAGAGCAGGCGGGTGATCAGGAAGCCCGAGATGACGAAGAACACGTCGACGCCGACGAAGCCGCCCGTCATCCACAGCAGATCCGCGTGGTAGCAGAGGACCAGGAGGACGGCGACAGCCCGGAGCCCCTCGATGTCCGGGCGAAAGCTGCGCTCGGACGCGAACACCGGGGCAGGAACCTCTCGTCGGACGGACCGGGACCCGAGCGGACTCCCGAAGATCGACGGTAACCGTGGCCGGGAGCGCCGCCGCAGGGCGTTCAGCATTTCGCGAACGCATTTTTGCCGCTCCTGGACAAGGTGGCCAGACCCACGCTAACCGAAAGCGTTGCCCGTCACGGCGGCCCTGCCCGCCGCGCGGACGTCGGGCCTGATCAGCGCGCCTAGAATGACGCCGATCAGCCGATCAGGGAGCAAGCCCCACCGCGACACGAAGGACCCGCGTTGTCCAGCCCCGAGAACCCCCCGACCACTCCTGTGCACGGCACCGCGCGCGTGAAGCGCGGCATGGCCGAGATGCTCAAGGGCGGCGTGATCATGGACGTCGTCACGCCGGAGCAGGCCAAGATCGCCGAGGACGCCGGCGCGGTCGCGGTCATGGCGCTGGAGCGCGTGCCCGCCGACATCCGGGCCCAGGGCGGCGTGGCGCGCATGTCCGACCCCGACATGATCGACGGGATCATCGCCGCGGTCTCCATCCCCGTGATGGCCAAGACCCGCATCGGGCACTTCGTCGAGGCCCAGGTCGTGCAGAGCCTCGGCGTCGACTACATCGACGAGTCCGAGGTCCTCACCCCGGCCGACTACGCCCACCACATCGACAAGTGGCAGTTCACCGTGCCGTTCGTGTGCGGGGCGACCAACCTGGGCGAGGCGCTGCGCCGCATCACCGAGGGCGCGGCGATGATCCGCTCCAAGGGCGAGGCCGGCACCGGGGACGTCTCCAACGCCGTCACCCACATGCGCACGATCACCGCGGAGATCCGCCGCCTGAGCTCCCTGCGCCCCGACGAGCTGTACGTGGCCGCCAAGGAGCTCCAGGCGCCGTACGAGCTGGTCCGCGAGGTGGCCGAGGCCGGCCGCCTGCCCGTCGTCCTGTTCACCGCCGGCGGCATCGCGACCCCGGCCGACGCGGCGATGATGATGCAGCTCGGCGCGGACGGCGTCTTCGTCGGCTCCGGCATCTTCAAGTCCGGCAACCCGGCCCAGCGGGCCGAGGCGATTGTGAAGGCCACGACCTTCTACGACGACCCGGACGTTCTCGCGAAGGTCTCGCGCGGGCTCGGCGAGGCGATGGTCGGCATCAGCGTCGCCGACATCCCCGTGCCGCACCGGCTCGCCGAGCGGGGCTGGTGAGCCCGAACCCGGCCGGCGGACCCCGCATCGGGGTCCTCGCTCTGCAGGGTGACGTGCGCGAGCACGTCCGGATCCTGGACTCCCTCGGCGCCCGGGCGGTCCCCGTGCGCCGGGAGTCCGAGCTCGCCGCCGTCGACGGGCTGGTCCTCCCCGGCGGGGAGTCGACGACGATCGTCAAGCTGGCGGTCGCCTTCGATCTGCTCGAACCGCTACGGGCCGCGATCAAGGGCGGGCTGCCGGTCTACGGCTCGTGCGCCGGGATGATCCTGCTCGCCGATCGGCTCACCAACGGGGGAGGGGCGGACGGGATCGAGGGTCAGCCGACCATCGGCGGCCTGGACGTCCTCGTCCGGCGCAACGCCTTCGGTCGCCAGGTCGACTCGTTCGAGTCCGACCTCGAGGCCCCCGAGCTCCCCGAGCCGGAGCGTCCGTTCCGCGCCGTGTTCATCCGGGCGCCCTGGGTCGAGGAGGTCGGGCCGGACGTCACGGTCCTGGCCCGCGAACCCCGCGCCGATAGGATCGTCGCCGTCCGTCAGGGCGAGCTGATGGCCACGTCCTTCCACCCGGAACTGACCGGGGACGACCGCGTGCACCGGTACTTCGTCGACCTGGTGCGAACCAGCTGAGCCAACCGGGAGACGCAACATGTCGGGTCATTCCAAGTGGGCGACGACCAAGCACAAGAAGGCCGTCATCGACGCCCGCCGCGGAAAGATGTTCGCCAAGCTGATCAAGAACATCGAGGTCGCGGCCCGCACGGGTGGCGGTGACCCCGCCGGCAACCCGACGCTCTACGACGCCATCCAGAAGGCGAAGAAGTCCTCGGTTCCCAACGACAACATCGACCGCGCGGTCAAGCGCGGCTCCGGCGCCGAGGCCGGCGGCGCGGACTACCAGACGATCATGTACGAGGGCTACGGCCCGAACGGCGTCGCGGTGCTGATCGAGTGCCTCACCGACAACCGCAATCGCGCCGCCTCCGAGGTTCGCGTCGCGGTCACCCGCAACGGCGGGTCGATGGGCGACCCCGGGTCGGTGGCCTATCTGTTCTCCCGCAAGGGCGTCGTGATCGTGCCGAAGGGCTCGTTGACCGAGGATGACGTCCTCGGCGCGGTCCTCGACGCGGGCGCCGAGGAGGTCAACGACCTCGGCGAGGCGTTCGAGGTGATCAGCGAGGCGACGGACATGGTCGCGGTCCGCACCGCGCTCCAGGAGGCGGGGATCGACTACGACTCCGCCGACGCCAACTTCCTCCCGAGCATGACCATCCCGCTCGACGAGGACGGCGCCCGCAAGGTCTTCCGCCTGATCGAGGCCCTCGAGGATCTCGACGACGTCCAGAACGTCTACGCGAACTTCGACGTCAGCGACGACGTCCTCGCGCTGATCGACGCCTGACGCTTCCACCGCGCCGGTCTCGGCGCGTCGCCGCCGGAATCGGGGCGCCCGCCCCGTACCGTTGGTTCCGAACGTATGTTCGGGCAGTGTGTTCGGTGGCGTGTTCGGTGGCGGGAGGGACGTGCGCGTACTGGGGGTCGACCCGGGGCTGACCCGGTGCGGCATCGGTGTCGTCGACGGACAGCCGGGCCGGCCCATTTCGCTCGTCGACGTCGTCGTGGTCCGCACCCCGCCGACCGACGACATCGGCGCCCGGCTGCTCGGGGTCGAGCGCGAGCTGGAGCGCATGCTCACCACGCACCAGCCGGACGCGGTGGCCGTGGAGCGGGTGTTCAGCCAGCACAACGTGCGGACGGTGATGGGGACCGCCCAGGCCGGGGCGGTGGCGATCGTCGCCGCGGCCCGGCACGGGATCCCCGTCGCCCTGCACACCCCGAGCGAGGTCAAGGCCGCGGTCACCGGCAGCGGCCGGGCGGACAAGGACCAGGTCGGGGTCATGGTGACCCGCCTGCTGCGCCTCGACGCCGCTCCGAAGCCCGCCGACGCGGCCGACGCCCTCGCGCTCGCGATCTGCCACCTGTGGCGCGGCGCGGCCAATTCCCGCCTGTCGGCGGCGGCTGCGAAGGTGCCCGTGTCCCGACTGCCGAGGGGAACCAGATGATCAGCTTCGTCGCCGGGCGGGTCGCCGCCCTGGGCCCGGACGCCGCCGTGGTCGAGGTCGGGGGCATCGGGCTCTCACTGAGCTGCACACCGAACACGCTGGCGAACCTGCGGCTCGGGGAGCGCGCGCACCTGCCGGCCGCGCTCATCGTGCGGGAGGACTCGCTGACCCTGTTCGGCTTCGCCGACGAGGACGAGCGGGTCGTCTTCGAGCAGCTGATGTCGGTCAGTGGCGTCGGGCCGCGCCTGGCCCAGGCGATGCTCGCCGTCCACGACCCGGACGCGTTGCGCCGGGCGGTCTCCACCGAGGACCTCAACGCCCTGACGAAGGTGCCGGGCATCGGGCGCAAGGGCGCGCAGCGCATCGTGCTGGAGCTCAAGGACCGGCTCGGGCCGCCCCGCGGCGCTGCGGCGTCCGTGCCGGCGCAGGCCGGCCCGCCGGCGTCCGGCTGGCGCGAGCAGGTGCACGGTGCGCTGCTCAACCTCGGCTGGTCGGCGCGGGAGGCCGAGTCGGCGCTCGACGTCGTGCAGGCCGAGGCCGAGGAGACCGGCCTCGACACCACCTCGACCCAGGTCGCGGTGCTGCTGCGAATGGCGCTCAAGACGCTCGGCCGGGCCACCTGATGGCGCGTCAGAACCGTGACGACCTCGACGGGGCCGAGAACCTCGTCGCCGCCGAGGCGGCGATCGACGAGCAGGAGATCGAGGCGGCGCTGCGGCCGAAGCGGCTCGCGGAGTTCGTCGGCCAGCAGCGCGTCCGCGAACAGCTCTCGCTCGTCCTCGACGCCGCCAAGCTGCGCAACCGCCCGCCGGACCACCTGCTGCTCTCCGGCCCGCCCGGGCTGGGCAAGACGACGCTGGCGATGATCGTCGCCGCCGAGCTCGGCATGCCGCTGCGGGTCACCAGCGGCCCCGCCATCCAGCACGCCG of the Sporichthya polymorpha DSM 43042 genome contains:
- a CDS encoding elongation factor G-like protein EF-G2; this translates as MADKSNTPNAGRAPEADQPGRIRNVVLVGHTGAGKTTLVESLLLATGNLTRLGRVEDGTTVSDFDEAEIRQQRSVNLSLEPIVVSEPDGPIKVNLLDTPGYADYVGDLRAGLRAADAALFIISAAEDIDGTTKMLWDECAAVGMPRAVVVTKLDNGRTDFDGVIAMCQDAFGDNVLPAYLPQLGADGVQTGLVGLLSQCVYDYSSGSRSESKASEELRMEIEDARNTFIEGIIAESEDETLMDRYLGGEEIDLKVFIDDLETAVARGSFYPVLPVNPMNGVGMTELLEIMTQAFPSPLEHPVPAVTTIDGQPGPALTCDPDGPLVAEVVKTTSDPYVGKISLVRIFSGTIHADQTVHVSGHFLADRGHDDHDIDEKIGALTCPLGKTQRAIQSAVAGDVVAVAKLTKAETGDTLSSKDAPLLMQPWTMPEPLLPVAVVAKSKADEDKLSQGLNRLLAEDPTLRLEHNTDTHQLVLWCMGEAHLDVLMDRLTNRYGVAVDSVPLKVSLRETFASTGEGHGRHVKQSGGHGQYAVCDITVEPLPSGSGFEFVDKVVGGAVPRQFIPSVEKGVRTQMERGVIAGYPVQDIRVTLHDGKAHSVDSSDMAFQTAGALALKDAAEKAQVTLLEPVDEVAVLVADDYVGAIMGDFSTRRGRVLGSEPVGSSGRTKILAEVPQIEICRYAIDLRSLSHGTGTFSRKYVRHEPMPSHIAEKVRAAE
- the ruvC gene encoding crossover junction endodeoxyribonuclease RuvC; its protein translation is MRVLGVDPGLTRCGIGVVDGQPGRPISLVDVVVVRTPPTDDIGARLLGVERELERMLTTHQPDAVAVERVFSQHNVRTVMGTAQAGAVAIVAAARHGIPVALHTPSEVKAAVTGSGRADKDQVGVMVTRLLRLDAAPKPADAADALALAICHLWRGAANSRLSAAAAKVPVSRLPRGTR
- a CDS encoding YebC/PmpR family DNA-binding transcriptional regulator translates to MSGHSKWATTKHKKAVIDARRGKMFAKLIKNIEVAARTGGGDPAGNPTLYDAIQKAKKSSVPNDNIDRAVKRGSGAEAGGADYQTIMYEGYGPNGVAVLIECLTDNRNRAASEVRVAVTRNGGSMGDPGSVAYLFSRKGVVIVPKGSLTEDDVLGAVLDAGAEEVNDLGEAFEVISEATDMVAVRTALQEAGIDYDSADANFLPSMTIPLDEDGARKVFRLIEALEDLDDVQNVYANFDVSDDVLALIDA
- the pgsA gene encoding phosphatidylinositol phosphate synthase, encoding MLNKYARALFGRIFTPIARGLVRLGVSPDVVTIVGTLGVMAGALLLFPRGEFFWGTMVITAFVFSDILDGLMARMTDRSSTWGAYLDSTLDRFGDAAVFGGLAMWFAGGGDNDLLCALCLYNLAAGSVVSYAKARAEGLGMTANVGIAERSDRLVLILVATGFQGVGVPGVQRAALIILAVASTITLFQRMLMVRKQALAGAANASAPLATDPGPA
- the pdxT gene encoding pyridoxal 5'-phosphate synthase glutaminase subunit PdxT gives rise to the protein MSPNPAGGPRIGVLALQGDVREHVRILDSLGARAVPVRRESELAAVDGLVLPGGESTTIVKLAVAFDLLEPLRAAIKGGLPVYGSCAGMILLADRLTNGGGADGIEGQPTIGGLDVLVRRNAFGRQVDSFESDLEAPELPEPERPFRAVFIRAPWVEEVGPDVTVLAREPRADRIVAVRQGELMATSFHPELTGDDRVHRYFVDLVRTS
- a CDS encoding acyltransferase family protein — its product is MFASERSFRPDIEGLRAVAVLLVLCYHADLLWMTGGFVGVDVFFVISGFLITRLLFESQRKHGRVQLVEFYVRRMKRLLPAAALVTLSVLVAARLWSNSLHAEDISTDAIFSALYVMNFHLAAEGEDYLRSDNAASPLTHYWSLSIEEQFYIGLPLLVLALVLVNRAYRRVALIGALCLVVAVSLLRSITMTPDNAVDAYYSLSTRAWEFGIGGLIALFAPAMLKVPRTAAVAGSWAGLAMIAAAGFLFDDRTEFPGSAALLPVLGAALVIAGGARQHAAGAEALLGTPPAQWVGMLSYSLYLWHWPVLVFLPLAIDKPLTTQWTLVAIVIAVALSVVSFVLVERPIRQLSLRKPIWLAPGLGLSAATALAAVVFAATLPALNGSGEPAEAAPVTASAGKSQATTVTAALEAGLGVQQVPSNLTPRLEKAEADNDYANGCHLDFRTVAHPANCSFGKTDAPAARTMVLLGDSHAAQWFAPLNDLATARGWKLLQRTKSACPVAAVTPHSDVLRRAYTECPTWRKERVEEIVKLGPALVVVGQADLNVGVKENDAEWAKATVETLTALRASGALVVVLGDNPTAPHDPVECVADNLKDVRRCVYTRDAGYKATATRASTLASALRTSGFDLLPTTDWICAREKCPAIVGNMLVYRDDNHITKTFSKWLAPLLEPIVVYAEARSPVAAPAPTPTPAPATPTPAPGTPVPTPAPETPAPPPPADPTPTPAPPPPPPPTPTPVPTIESDVPAGGSAD
- a CDS encoding phosphatidylinositol mannoside acyltransferase encodes the protein MTGLAQRVGAAAYLTGWRVVRHLPEPVVRAGFRRAADVAWRRRGRGVVQLERNLARVLGVAPETPAVRELSRDAMRSYLRYWSEVFRMPSWDADEVLRRIRVEGEESLRAELDLGVGVVLALPHCANWDHAGAWVVGAGMPFTTVAERLNPPQLYDAFVAYRQNLGMEVLPLDKNSGVEAFATLARRLRDGKLVALVADRDLTESGIEVEFFGHTARMPGGPAALSVSTGAGLVPVTQWYDGKVMHLRIHPKIHQPTHGRRPERVAAMTQSLAGVFEAAIRAHPADWHMLQRLWVDDLRLRHHAATPRRQHAASGRERPA
- a CDS encoding glycosyltransferase family 4 protein, yielding MRVGLVCPYAWEVPGGVQAHVRDLAEALLGLGHEVSVLAPADIPEPGEPSDLPPYLVPTGRAIPVPYNGSIARVAFGPVTKARVRRWVRDGGFDVLHVHEPAVPSISALACWGASGPIVATFHMSNGRSRAMAAAHGVLQPTLEKISARIAVSEPARQTLVEHLGGDPVLIPNGVALARFARAEPMPGWPGEGGAIGFLGRFDEPRKGFDILVAAMEQLVVSRPGLRLLVAGPGDADAALAAMSPAVRERVTMLGLVDEPAKERMLRSVDLYVAPNTGGESFGIILTEAMSAGTPVVASDIDAFRRVLEDGTCGALFPVGDADALAATLADLLDDPARRAVIAGEASRTVARYDWAQVAADVVAVYETVTAGTTGVVEDTRTQRLARLVGLSTS
- the pdxS gene encoding pyridoxal 5'-phosphate synthase lyase subunit PdxS, with protein sequence MSSPENPPTTPVHGTARVKRGMAEMLKGGVIMDVVTPEQAKIAEDAGAVAVMALERVPADIRAQGGVARMSDPDMIDGIIAAVSIPVMAKTRIGHFVEAQVVQSLGVDYIDESEVLTPADYAHHIDKWQFTVPFVCGATNLGEALRRITEGAAMIRSKGEAGTGDVSNAVTHMRTITAEIRRLSSLRPDELYVAAKELQAPYELVREVAEAGRLPVVLFTAGGIATPADAAMMMQLGADGVFVGSGIFKSGNPAQRAEAIVKATTFYDDPDVLAKVSRGLGEAMVGISVADIPVPHRLAERGW